In Accipiter gentilis chromosome 33, bAccGen1.1, whole genome shotgun sequence, the genomic window GAACAGTTGAGTCAGCACAAGGAAGAATTGTGCAAAACTAACATGGTCACTTGACTACTTGGTTTGTCAGCCAGGGATATTCCCCGAAAGGATGAGGAAGTGCCCTATTCAGAGTCCTAGACCAAAGCTGGACCAATAAAAAGGTCCTGTTCAAACAGTACTGATAACAGCATGCCCTGTCCAAGCTAGCTTCACAGCGGGGTATACTCCCTAGCTGACACTCACTCATTCCCTATTTAGGAACCAAAACCCAAGGTCCAAATCTTAACTCATTACTTCAGAGTCTGTGCCCTCACAGAGCTCACACTGCAAGGATCTACTCAGCTGAACTGCAGAGGAACACAGCAAAGCACATCCTTCTACCACAGCAGGATGTAACCCAGCTGAAAGCCCAGTTTTACAATCACTGAACTTTGAGCCACTTGGGCTGAGTTCTCAGATGCACCCAATGTTTACATGGCACCTCATCTTCCACAAAACCTATTATCTGCCTATACTTTGGCCTGGAGTTAATCATGCCATTTCAGCTTCATCAGACACATACTGAGATAGCAATGAACTCAGGTATTATTGCTGCACTTAGTTCCTTGGAGAAAGGACACCCTCTTCATGTGTCAATAACCCCACCTGTGAAGGATTCAGGTCCCAACACATGTTAATCCAACCACTGGAACCACAGAGTAGAGTATGACTTCTAGGTTATAGAGGACCACAACCACCTCACCCCTAAGGTTTGCTGATCACCTGTCTAAACACTTGAGCATGCAGAGACCAACACAGGAATCCAAAGCTTAGTTTTCAAAGCAGGACATGGTTTTATCACTTCCAACTGAGAGCTGCCCAAAGAGTCCCAAAGCACTATCCCAAAAAGTAACTGCTGCCTTGAAACTTCGTATTAGTCTCACAAAAGCTTTCACAAATACCTCATTCTTCAATTCTGAATTACTTGGAAAGACTCCTTTCCTTCCAACCTTGCTCTGGAGTACTCTAGGGTCTCCTTAACTCTGAACACTCACCATCACCTAAGAGATGATATGCAGGTCAGCAGCCATCCAAGACCAAGTCCTTGAAGCAGCACTGCAAGGTGTGTGGAAGGGTAGTCTCCTTTTTAGACACCATCAGGCTGATATTCAAAAGTAACAGCCCTATTTAGCATGAAAATGCTCATGCCTGCTCTGAAAGGCTACTGTAGAACATTAAAACCATGGTGATTTCAAATCTTTGTACTGTTCTGAGACTTAAATGTTTGAGTTTGCTCCACCCACTTAAAAACTAAGGTTTCTACAAGGGAGAGAGAGCTGCTGGTTCCACAGAGATCTGTAGCTGCCTTACACAAGGATCCAAGCATAAGACTGTGTACCTTGCCCAGAAGAGCTGCTGGGAGGTAGTCAAAGGATTCTGGATATgtgctttcctgcttctcactCAGCATTTATATAAAGCCTATCTTTGAGCAGTCAAGAACTGAGCAGTAATCCTCCTGGCTCTGCACTAAGAAACTTAAGATTAATAAAGATAGCACCACTGCACTAACACAAGACTCACTATCAGAAGGAAGTTCAGTTGTAGTTACAAAAACTTGGAGAAAGCCTCATTATCAACTACAAATTGGTTCTGTACTAGGAAAGCTCTTCAACCTTGCCTGCCACTGAGCCAGATGTAAAGGGTTGTTCAGTGCCATTCAGAGCTAGAATCCAGCTTAGCAAGAAGGCTGACCTAAGAGCAGATGACAGGTTTTACCTGCAAATGCAAGCTGAGCCTGGAAACTAGCACGCAGACTTCGCTAGCAATATCAATGATAGTATTGTTTGAGGGTCTAACCCCTAGGAAGTCTTGAAAGAAATCACTAACTTGAATTAGGGACCTTTTCTGTTAGATGAAGCATCTTCTAACAACTGGAAATAAGTGGAATCAAGATTCAGGCTATCTAGACTGGCTATCATATATAGCAGAAACCACTTATCTTGTCTAGAATCTTCTGTAAACCTCTCCAGAAACACAGAGGCTCATGAGGGAagttcattatttaaaattagaACAGTCACTACTTCCTCCAAGTCTGAAGTTACTCAAGGGTGTTGCAATTAACACAGTGATGGATTACAGAAGCTGATTTTGTAATCCCACTTACAGAAAGCCAGCCTGCTTAAACTTTTGGGGAGGAGCAAATCAGCACAAGTTTGTCAATTTCCAATTGTTAAATCCCAATTCTAGGCAACAGGCAAGAGCTTATGCCTTGATCTTGGTCTAGACACATTAACAAATAAAGTCTACATGTACTCTGTGGCAGCTAGTTTTCAACACTGCAGTTTTTAGATGGCACTGAAGATCTGTTGCACTCCCACCAGTGGACAGTCACAGGTGCTACACATACAGCTTCAGAGCTTGGCACATCTGCTCCCAGTGAAGTCTTTGTCAGCATCCTGATCAACAGGCTTACACTGGAGTCCCCTGCAGCTGCAACTCCAATTCCTCACAAGGCAGCTAGTCTTACTGCTCTTCACTAGCCTGAGAAGTTCTCCCTGCACCATTGACAATACCCCAATGTTAACAGTCCAGGTGGCAAAGACAGCCACTTCCCACCACAACACAGCCATCTAATGGCACAGCTATTCAGTTAGGGGCTGTCTAACACTTAGGTCAATCCTCCCGCACATCTTGACTTGTACCTCTTGCCAGCTGTGTGTCTGAAGCACATATGCTACATTTAAATACCCCTGAGTTGGAAGGACATGTTTTCCAAAATCTTCTCAGTGAATAGGGTTTAAAGAGATCTAGGTGGAAGACAGTGAAAATGGAACAAGAGCTGTACCACTGTTACACACCAAGACTCCATGTACTTGCTTCAGATCATACAGCTCCATCACCTCTAACATACAGACCAATTAAACTGCAACACAACCTTTAAAGCATACAAACAGAGCTATCAAAACATCTACCTGGCAGCCAGAGAACCAGCACTTTGCCTGCCTAGCATTACCACAGAAGAAAGCCACTGTGGTCTATAAGCAGGAACTGTGCCATTTTTAAGTTCAATGGTGTTGTAATACAGAGAAGTTGCTCTACACACATCATTCAAGACCATCTACTCCCAGTAAGCCTATTTCAAAGATCAACTTCATTTTTACATACTTCCAAATAGTAACTCCTTGAACTCACAAGCCAGAGTTGATTTAATACTGCTTCCTGGGGCAAAACACACTCCCACCAGCCTATGAATATGCTGCCTGGCACCTTGCCACAGCTGTTACTTTCTATTAAGCAAGCGAAAGCAGAGGTAGTGTAGCTGTGCAGCTCCAAGAAAGTATGAACTAGAAATTAACTTGCCATATAGGCAACAGCTTCAGTAAGGACTGAAGGCTAGCTGTAGTCTTGCCACTGCCAGGACTTTCAGTAGAGCCTTGCCTCTGATTTTCAACTACAGTACTTGAGCAGTCTATGGTTTAGATCAAGTGCTAGTCTAAGTATTAGGACCAAACTTCTGTAGCTATAGTTACAGTGCACAGTAAGGTCATGCACCAAGAACATTAATCTTTCAGCTAAGTTAGCTGCAAGTCACCTCATGCAACACTCCTTTAGTATAGAAAGAGGCTATTGCCAAAAGCCTGGCATCAGTTTTGCCACACTTTGCAGACAGATATACACCTATGGACACTGACCATATTACCAGGGGCCTTCAAACCAGGGAACCATTTGCACAGATGCAGTTTCAGCAGTTGCAATACATTCAGACATGCTCAGCCCAAGATTACAGAGGTTCAGAACCAGCCACAGGCACTCCAGCAGTGTTTGGTCCATTCAGAGCCAGTGATTTCTCCCATGTCCCACCATGGAGAAGCACATTTTCACTCACACTCCAACACCAGAGATTTCCAGAGCACTAATAGGCAGAATTTCCCTGCATTAGGAAGTGAGCTACTAACACAAGTCAACTTTCAATTAAGATACCATGGGTTACTATCACAGCAAGTCTGAAAGAGCATTCTGGATGAGTACTTATATCTGGAGTCTTTTATAATTAATCCATTACCAAATGGGCTGCCCTCTGCAGCCAGTAGGCTTCCCTTGAAGCAGACAACAGACACCAATTCACCTCAATGCCTGTTCATCCTTGAGCAGGTTGTTCTTAAATGGTTGGAGAACTGTTAGAGATGATATCCAGGTCAAGTACAGTCCTTGCTTTGCCATGCCAGAAACCTGggcattttcaaagaaacaggcTTCTTCCCACTGGTATTCTAAGGTCCTTCCCACACCACCACATTTAACACACAGCTCTACCTCAGATTACAGTAATGGATACTCCATGGCTGCCTTGGAAAAACCCTGTTGCTACGTCCAGTTGCATCTCCGCAGAAGAGACAGCCACATTAGCGGAACTGTATCTGAAAGCTATGCAAATTCAGATCACGCTGACTGAAGACTGGCTATAGACAGTTCCCCAGTCATAACTGGAGGGGTAAACAGATAAATTACTCTACAGGAAATTGCAGACTTTGGAAATCTTTAGTGAGTCACCTGTTATAGGATTAGGGACAGCATGCTTTTTGttctcccctgatgttatgagagGGTGTGAGGATTTCAAACAAGCCTAGCACTGCCAGCTTACAGCATTATCAAAAATAACCTGCAAGGCTAGCAGGCCATTTACTCCTCTTCAGTAAATTTGAGAATTTAAAAGTCTACCAGCTCCTCAAGAAGCTGCAGCATTAGCAGCAGTCCAAAGGAAAAATGAGCTACCAGTCAAACAGCTGGGCCTGCTGTAATTAGTACTCTGGATTGTCTGACATAGCACACAAAGCCaatttttttgtaaaagcatGGTAAGGCTGACACTTTACACCACAGAGTACAGGCTTGCTCTTCTGCAAGCAGCAAAGTCCAGTCACTTGTTATTTATCTTTCTTTATCATACAAACTACCCTGCAACGTTAAAGATGAGTCATTTCACAGACTGGGCAGGCCACTAATCCAGGTACTGACTAGCAGAGTAGCTTGTTGTACCAGTTAGCAGGAGCCCTTTTCATCTAGTTGGTAGAACAGCAGCTTACACCACTCACCAGCACACATCCACTGCAAAGCTGCCTCAATTCTGAAGCATGGGAAAGTCAAGGTCATCTGACTGCCTCCAGCAGTGGCCAGACCAGCCTGACTTGAAGCCTCACACTCACAAGATCCACAGTCTGAAGGAAGGAAGCAAGTTCAGCAAGTTATGCCTTGCTGTTTGGTGAGGACAGCAAGCAGGTGGAAGCATGCACTTCTGTGAAACCATTGGTTCAAGCATCACCAAGCAACCTGATCAGGCTGGAGAGTTTTTCAGCTTGCAACTGCTGCTTGAAATCAGCCAGGCTGCCTGGACAGATGGAAGAGGCTAGttttaggaagggaaaaaggaagttgACTAAGAGGCCTGAGGCAGGGGACATTCATCTGTACTGCTGCTCTGAATGTTCCCATCAAAGGGAAAGTACACACAGACTTTGTAGTCTACAGTGACTTTAGAGCAAGACAGAAGTTCCAGTTCCAGGTACACCTGGAAGCCATAGTACAAGCAGCAGCCTATCTGCTTGAGCCAAGTTTTGTAGAGCCAATAGTTTATCCAGATGCTCGACTGGGTTTTCAGATGATCCTAAGACTAGAAATTAGTGAGCGGAAATGATACCCTTGTTGAGATGTCTTCTCCTAATTTAACTGAGCTGTAGAAATACTGCCTATCTGGCTTGCTTCTGTTATAACACTTATGTCTTAATAGGCCACTAATCTACCTGCTGTTAAGGATGAATGCTTAAGCTATTCTCTCCTGTAGACAGTCTGGTAGCTCAAACATCTGACCCACTCAGTTTTTCTGCTCATACCAAGATGCCCTTGAAGTACTCTTTAATGATTTGGAACAGAAGACTACCTTGAGCTGCACTCTTCTGCCATTTCATTTTTACCTGCAAGCTACAGCTAATGAGTCTGCAAGCTCCTCTTAGGATGGGGTCTACAGCTCCTTACTGAGAAGCAAGCAGCTCTCCTCTCTAccacctccccacccctcaaGAGAGTATTTCAGGAAGCACAGGTGTAATTTGATTTCAAAGCTGCAAGCTGTTTATATTCACAAAGCCTTCTAGAATCGGACTGCACAGGGCTGTCAGCTGCATCAAGCTAGATGTTCTGAGCCAGCAATTTCACTATGGAGGTCCCTTAATAGCTAACCAACTGCTACAATATCTGCAGCCCTAGATTAAAATAAGAAGTACTATTTTGTTTGCTCTGCAGCAATGAGAAGACGGACACAGGACTAAACACTGCTGGCTAGAGTTCTCTTCATTAGCAGTCTTCCAGAAGCTTGATAGTGAAGCAGTACTGAAGGCACTGAATGCCCATCCAGAGCGCAGTTCTAAGGAAAACTCCTTACCATATTATGGAGGCCACAGTGGGATGCGCCTGGGGCATCATGCTTTTCTACATGGAGCATCAGCAAGCACAGAATCAGACAGCTTTGCCCAATACCATGCTTTTCCATTTTGGCATGCCGAAGTCATATGGAAAAGCTGCAATAATTTGATCACTCAACAGCACCTGACACTGAGCCAGCTACATTTTACACATAGGAAATAAAGGAACTTTAGCTATCAGAACAAGTTGTAATCAGCAAATGAATAAGCAGGCTCAAAGATAGCCAAGGTCACGGCAGCCTGCTTTAGTCTTTCTAGCAGCCATCAGTACCAGCTGACCAGAACAAGTTCTGCTATCTATTTACCATCAGCAGTTAATGTTCAAACATCAAACCATACTGCATAAAGTCGCTTGTTTTCACATCAAACTAGCCTGGACAGTATAGAACTTGAACATGTTTACTAGAAACAGGTCTCAGGACTACAAGCTCCACAAGAATCTGATCTTTAGATACACCATGAGTCAGACATGATCACCACACTAATTAACACTGATCTAGGACAATTTTAGATAGTTTTACACTGCCTGTCCAGACAGACTTAGCTCCTTACTTCTAAatcagggtgggttttttaacAACTAACATTCAATTAACATCAGAACATGCTGTAGTGTCACATCACTATTAGGAAAGCTACATGACACTGCAAGTTTTAGTTTCCCCTATATGGATGCGTCTGCCATATTGCCTTAAAAATCCAAGTTGCTTCACTGAAGAGTTCACTAATGTTCACAACTATGAAATGATTCTGCATCAGCAGTATCTACAACCTGTTGTGCCAGTGGCTGAAGCCATCAAATGCACTTAGGCCCTAGCAAGAGACTAACTTCACGGCTCAGACCTGCTGGTATTAGGGCCATCTGACACAGATTCTGCAAGAAGGACCAGTCATGTACCAGCAGCAACATGATAGTTACCAAGCCTTCATCAATATAGCTTAAGCACTCACTTTGAATTACCCAACTCAAACCTTCCCCTTTAACTTGCAATCCCACAGCACCATGCCATCAAACCCACAGCTTCTAagaaatgcttcatttctagTTTAGACATGCCAAGTAACACTTTGAATTCCTGTTAAAATGCTGACTCAAGTTTGCATCCCTCATTGATGTTTCCACCGAAGCAAGCTTGCATATCACAAACCCAGTGTCTAAAAGGCCATACAACCATGTTCTTTTGCTTCCCAGTTCAATTTTACAAGAGGAATCCAGTGACTCCTTCCTCAGGAAGAAAGTTCAGTATTTAGGACCTTAAATCACTGCTGCTTTGCAAAAGGCAGTGATCTCCTGACTGTTTTTTTCAAAGAGTAACTACATCTTAGTCTATTCCTCCATTATTTACACTAGCAAAGAGGCAGGTGGGTCAGTAGTCCAAACACTGGCTCCTACAGCATTCCAGCCATACTGTTTTCAGCAAAGTCCTTACCTGTCAAGTGCAAGTACAGTGTTTTAACTCTGAGGTGGCAGACCACTAATCgccctcagcacaggacatcTGCATCCCACCACTGGGTACTAACTAAGCAAGACTAAACACAGCcagccaggcttttttttttgcaaagattaAAGCCATGAGCATGGCTGGTGTGAAACCAGCTAATGGTGCCAACATCAGCATGGCTAGACAGCTTCCTCTCAAACACTAGTTTTAATCCACTGCCTACTTAGCTACTTACACAGTTTAATCTACCACACTAATCAATCAAGAGCAGCTTCCACAAATTTGCCTTGCAGACCTAGCTACCATCTCAGAGACTATTTTAATATGAGATTCCAAGCACATGAACAGCTATATGCAACCCCAGTTACAGTCAACTCAATACTTGAGTATTTTGATTCCTCAACTGGGAGCCAAATTAGGTGGCAAATGAAGACAAGTCAGCATGCTCATGCAGGTGGAGACACCAGCTCAGTCTTCAGAAGAGAAAACCAGACCGATTCCTAGTTCTTGCATTCCTAGTGACCATAATGCTTGCATCTGGAAAAAAACTAGCTGAAGCCTTCCCCATGTTACATCCCATACAGAACAGCAGGTCTGTACCTATCAGGACACAGTAAATGCTCAGTCAGGAAGAGCAGTCATTTTCTGCAGAAGGTTTACTCAGGCTCCAAGAGACAGACAAGGCATCATATGATGGTCTTTCCAGTGTAAGACAGCATTTATGATTCTCTTGATAAACATTCTTCAATAGGGAGAACGATACTGCAGAATGACCCAATTCACTCTGCACTGAGCCTCAATGACTTAAGATGGAGATGGATGGCCGCTCCAGAAGAGCTTCCCTTTTTCAGTGGTTCATGCATCTTCCATTTTAAAGGGATGGTCAGGAGCCCATCAGCTCCTTTTAATGTCATTCACATCTTTAAAGCTGACTTCACTCCTAAAATGCTTGCATATTTAGGTTTCAATCCCATTAAAAATTGCTCTTGCATTATccaagaaatgttttaaaaagcaactctGTCCTATTTACAGCAGAAGGGCTGcacccagccccagcagagccagaCCAGCCCTCCCTACGGGGAGGACCCTCACTCCCATGGAAGCCCAGGGCAGACTTACCACCCAAGGGAGCCCCGGGGGCAGTCCGGCGCGGCGGCAGGCGGGAGACCTTCCCGCAGCACACGCCGAGGCGCACGTTAGTACAGCCGGGACTCGGGGGCCTGCCGTGACACCGGATTTCTGGCTGGTAAAACCCACTCCCCCACACCGGCAGGTCAACCCGGACGCGTGACTAACCGGGGGTCTGGCCCCCGTACCCGATCCCGCCGGGGAAGGGGATCCCCACGGCAGGgcgcggaggagggggggggggggcacggccgcccccgccgggccggccgggcggcggcgccgcAGTCACGTGGGAGCGGGGGCACCGCCGGCAGCGGTGACGTCACTCgcgcagaccccccccccccccccgccgcgccccggtaGCCCGGATGaagctggggggaagggggtgggggggtgtcccaggccCGGGGCCGCCTCCGCCCCCCGCGGCCAGGCCCGGAGGGCGCCCGCCTGCAGGCCCAACACCGGGGATCCGGCCCCGCCAAGGGAGGGGGACAACGGGGACAGGcgtgcccccccccgccatcccggCGCTACGGCGGCGAGCCAGACCGtgctccctctgcccccctcccggCAGCTCCAGGccccgatccccccccccccccccccgggaggccGGACGGGTGCTCACCGCTGAAGACCATGGCAGCCGAGGCGCCCATCACGGCGAAGAAAGAGGCGTACTCGGGGCTGGCGCTGGAGGACATGGCtgcgcgggccgggccggggcgaggcgaggcgcCGCTGGGACCGGGAGAGCGtgagggcgggggaggggggggaggcgggaggctCCGCCGCGGCGCCGGTCCTCCGCAGGCAGCGCTCGGTCACAAAATGGCGGAgacggggagggaaggggggggggaagacgggGCGGAGGCCGGCTGCGGGCAGCGCAAGGGAGGGGGCcggccgcgggagggagggaaagggcgAGGGGGGTAGCGGCCCAGAGCTCCGTCCCGGCGGGAGTGCGCGGCGGCCCGGGCGCTGCGCCCTAAATACTGCCTCCGCAGAACAAAATGGCGGTGCCCCCCTCGTCACGTGATCCACGCCCACCGCCcccgcctgcccgccccgcccTCGGCCATCACCACGCGCGCGCGGCTGGGGGACGCTCTCTCGCCGCTCCCTCCTCCCGTCCCCGATTCCCCGCTCCTACGCCGGGTCTCGCCCCCGAGAACGAGCGGACCCCGGCTCTTCCCTCCTCGCCCCGTGTCGCGACCGGGTCTCTGGGCCGTGGCGGCCGCCTCGCTCTGCTCCCCtccactcgctccccccccccctcccttccgcCCCGGTGGTTCAGTCCTGCCCGGCGGCCGGGTCCCGCTGAGCGTGATTCAGCGCTCATTAGCATAAGGGGCGTGTCTAGAGTGCGGGCACGCCCAGGCGGCGGCGGGTCCTGCTCGGGCCTTGTGCCCCGGCCGTGTCCCCCGCTCGGTGTCCCCGGCTCGTTGTTCCCGGCGTCGTCTCCTGTGCCGCATCCCCTCTGCCATCGCCCCGTCCCCGGTGCCACGACCCCCGTGGTGTGCTACCTCTCCTGTGCCCTGTCCGCTCGTCGTGGCCCCGTGTATCCCGTCCCCCGTGCAGGGCCCTGTCCCCTGCGCTGTGCTGACCTGCTATGGACTCCCCACGGGGGACATCACCTGTGCCCGTGGGGCCTTGCTGGCTTGGGGTCCCCTCTGGGGGTCTCTACCCCCCGGATTCCGTCTCCTCCCGCGGTCCGGTCCCGGCAGCGTTCTCCATCTCCCCGCTCCTCTCCCCGACATGGCTCCTGCTCCCTTGCGAAGTGGGGATCGATGCCTCCCACCCGTCCTTTTCCCCCGGCGCTGGAGGATAACGGGTGGGCTGGGTTCGGGGACAGTGTCACCCCAACACGGGTGCTGCCGCCCACCCCCTGCCGCAAGGCAGGGTGCAGGCTACCCCCCCTCCGAGCTAACCCCATCCCAAAACATCCCAGAGAGATGCTACTACATCCTGTCCTAAATGGATGACTGAGGCCATTTCTGTTACCCAGGATACTCTAGGTAAAAAAACCACGTTAATTCGGGATTTGGGGTGTTCATTAATAGTTGCCTGTGCCTGCCTTCGCTGCTGTCACAAATCCTGCCGATATTCTCATGTGCTGAAATACCAGACCTCTTCATTAACTGAGGGCCACCTGCCTTTTCCCATTGTCGCCACTTTTCCGGACACCTCAACCTTGTCAAAGCTCACAGGGAAGGTGAGAACAGGATTTAAATCCTGTTTGGCAAATTCCCTGCTTGCTGGTTGAACACAAATGGCGCCGTCACTGCGGCAGGCAGAGGTGGCGGGGGACCGGCTCCGGGACACGTTGGCTCAGTGGAGGAGATGGGCTTTTGGCAGGCTCTGTCACCAGGTCTTCATGGGGGCATTTGGCACGTGGCCTGCGGCGAGGACTGGCTGAAAAGCGCAAAGCTGGCAGGAAAGGAGGGCTGCCAGGGGTCAGAGCCTCAGAGGGGGACCCCATCTCGAGCCCTGGCAGAGGTGGGCACAGCGGCTGTGGGTCCCACATATTAAACACACACCACTGCTAACCACTGTCACCATCATCACTGCAGTCACCACTGCCATCGCTGCCACCGCCATCgctgccaccaccaccccatCATCTCtgctaccaccatcaccaccaccaccatcaccaccaccgccaccagcACCATCACTACCACCAGCATCACCACCACTCCCATCACTCCCACcatccccccccaaccccaccatgCTGGTTTTCCTGCAGCATTGCACCCCTGTCAGCATGCTACTGTCCTCATTGCTATGGCAGTGGCTATTAATTACTAATGAGCATTTCCAGCAGCCCCAATTAACACCAGGAAGCCTTTCACTAGGGTGGGGACAATCCCTGCCCCAGAAGTCCAGGGCAATTGGTCACTGGGTGAATTTCTCATCCCTCAGGCATTGGTGGCATTGGCAGTTTGTTCACCAAGTTTGGGCTGGTGAGGGGAGCAGGGACCGGCAGTACCTCATCCAGCTCCTCACACTGAGGTCTATGCCACCCTGGTGCCCACCTGGGCTTTGTCCAGCTGCATCACTGCCAGCCCTCGCCCAGAGCGGGCATCTCTCCAAACACTGTGTCGGACCTGGCTGTGGCAAGGGGTCTCTGCAGAGCCTGGGTAGAGGGTGGCATGAACATCCTGGCCGGCAGGGATGAGCAGTTGTCTGCCCCCATGGGATTTGCCCGTGAAGCCGCTGCGTGATGGGTGCTGACATGGTGACGGGTGAGGGCTTTGAAGCTCCAAGGACAGCTGTGGCCTGGGGCAACACCAGCATCGATATTTTGAGCAGGGACCCAGGGAGCAGGGTGGATTTTAGGGTCCCCAAGAGGATGCTCTTCTCCCTGTGCCTCCGGGCACCCGCTGTCACCGAGGTCTCCCTGTGCCGCTCCCGGATTCCGCTGGGCAGACCCTGCTGCCCGATGCAGCAGCTCCTGTTACCCCATGTGCCTTCTCCTCTCCCCGCACCCGGCTCTGTGCCAGCCAGCCGCCCTGGCCCCGCTGCCCCTTGCTGGCTGGCGGCTTCCCACAAATCATCCGGCACCATCTCTGCACCGTCGCTCCCATCCGCCCAGTGAACGGCCATCACCAGCGAACAAAGAGCCTCCTTGTAGCAGCGAGCTCACGAGTTGTGGTGGCGGCAGCGCTTCGGGGACGCCGTGTCTCCAGAAAGGCTGAGCGCTGGCTCCACAGGACCCCCAAGGGCCAAGCTTCCCTCCTTCCAACCCTTTGGAGCTGTGGGATGCCAGGAACCTCCTTGCCCCTGTGCTGTGGTCGCAGCCAAAATCCCAGGGGGCACG contains:
- the LOC126033944 gene encoding basic proline-rich protein-like, which codes for MAVPPSSRDPRPPPPPARPALGHHHARAAGGRSLAAPSSRPRFPAPTPGLAPENERTPALPSSPRVATGSLGRGGRLALLPSTRSPPPSLPPRWFSPARRPGPAERDSALISIRGVSRVRARPGGGGSCSGLVPRPCPPLGVPGSLFPASSPVPHPLCHRPVPGATTPVVCYLSCALSARRGPVYPVPRAGPCPLRCADLLWTPHGGHHLCPWGLAGLGSPLGVSTPRIPSPPAVRSRQRSPSPRSSPRHGSCSLAKWGSMPPTRPFPPALEDNGWAGFGDSVTPTRVLPPTPCRKAGCRLPPLRANPIPKHPREMLLHPVLNG